In the Pseudochaenichthys georgianus chromosome 1, fPseGeo1.2, whole genome shotgun sequence genome, one interval contains:
- the LOC117452203 gene encoding LOW QUALITY PROTEIN: uncharacterized protein (The sequence of the model RefSeq protein was modified relative to this genomic sequence to represent the inferred CDS: substituted 1 base at 1 genomic stop codon) has translation MPPIFTISVGCLTAHGGTENTIQQAVEKEERPMPDERRAFVNALVDQMMQHERNPIRAMCHSIVRLIVRSHPKSFADISRRGEVVGDGCPSLLQQVKTRVEYKTRNNTLARRRRSREGRRNTGVAEESRLTRGPVDQYGCVRWCPAELPGGETEATLEDSKKDLRNIYSEEGMGGAERAEPLMVRTYIILRRYLNRMPAPAMLEVKEEWPFLFSQRGLFSHFGILTDVNILQKLQEALGQRGQTILHFCQKRDNPKIREFLASYDPEGSEKAACILQLLMVYFKEPTEKLMLEVFXNTCATAADVVNTAALPSTPCLLIQGDTMKPSGWMLSIEGQVVMGPHPFFLHGVAALFSSYYVFNLKYPVGSCTLEFIQRCFLGINPEKGSEAKKRSSINPHVSTLHRKLIDLEWSA, from the exons ATGCCCCCAATTTTCACTATCAGTGTGGGGTGCCTGACTGCTCACGGAGGTACAGAAAACACCATTCAGCAAGCGGTGGAAAAAGAAGAGAGACCAATGCCAGATGAGAGAAGGGCCTTTGTGAACGCGTTGGTGGATCAAATGATGCAGCACGAGCGCAACCCAATCAGAGCCATGTGCCACAGCATCGTCCGATTAATAGTCAGGAGCCACCCAAAAAGCTTTGCTGACATTAGCAGGCGAGGTGAAGTTGTTGGAGATGGATGCCCCTCTCTTCTCCAACAAGTTAAAACTAGAGTGGAATATAAAACTAGGAACAACACTCTGGCTCGACGCCGACGAAGCCGAGAGGGAAGAAGGAACACTGGAGTGGCAGAAGAGTCCAGACTGACGAGAGGTCCTGTCGACCAATACGG GTGTGTGAGGTGGTGCCCAGCAGAGTTACCAGGGGGGGAGACCGAGGCAACGTTGGAGGATTCGAAAAAGGATCTGCGGAACATCTACTCAG AGGAAGGGATGGGTGGGGCAGAGAGAGCAGAACCTCTGATGGTGAGGACCTACATCATCCTGCGGAGGTACCTCAACAGAATGCCTGCACCAGCGATGTTGGAGGTCAAAGAGGAATGGCCTTTTCTCTTTTCTCAGAGAGGGCTTTTCTCCCACTTTGGCATCCTGACGGACGTCAACATACTTCAGAAGCTCCAAGAGGCCCTGGGTCAGAGAGGACAGACCATCCTGCATTTCTGCCAGAAACGGGACAACCCGAAGATCAGGGAATTTCTGGCCAGCTATGATCCAGAGGGTTCGGAGAAGGCTGCCTGCATCCTCCAGCTCCTTATGGTCTACTTTAAGGAGCCTACGGAGAAACTGATGCTCGAagttttttaaaat acCTGTGCCACTGCTGCTGATGTAGTGAATACTGCAGCACTCCCAAGCACCCCCTGCTTGCTCATTCAAG GTGACACAATGAAGCCTTCTGGGTGGATGCTATCCATCGAGGGACAAGTGGTAATGGGCCCACACCCATTTTTTTTGCATGGGGTAGCTGCTTTATTCAGCAGCTACTATGTCTTCAACCTCAAATATCCCGTTGGATCATGCACACTGGAGTTCATCCAAAG GTGCTTCTTGGGCATCAACCCAGAGAAAGGCTCCGAGGCAAAGAAGCGAAGCTCCATTAACCCTCACGTGAGCACCCTTCACCGGAAGCTGATAGACTTAGAATGGTCTGCATAG